A stretch of Anaeromyxobacter dehalogenans 2CP-1 DNA encodes these proteins:
- a CDS encoding multiheme c-type cytochrome produces MRKLMMLVAIAVATALSAGCQGDKGPVGPQGPQGDKGDQGDKGDQGAPPLATTEACAGCHAGSIASVHALAPNDAVQVTLSTDDRYTIRVNPETHAVTFRFNVKVNGVNRIDFTDKAATLRAHNEDAFWVYDPALRAGRRTKIPCGTVASATCDPNVQWAVSSNGSGNYTITVSGFAADPAPGTTFMLSTMGPDEMTATVVATLGEAAHGSVSDEACLNCHGNHIWRGAAHDVTNPQGIGPCVVCHNRDGAVETRLTGYVAANANVTPPIVGVDPAEGTRGTGLMGIVHGIHNSKNMPDGVYHWLWTNGTSFHDFSNGFPGNMNNCATCHRGPDQLAAAAGAPVSFALCVSCHDDLGAFPSAPSSGTYNHAAFTPFSSCSPCHDGQTAAMFHDGQVTERAGLIWDGADQSIVLASTIKLAITGVTVGVADVTVTWTATNPDEGGAAWDPCNDDYAVGPVFFRTPPDLATEGCTNTTAGCGNSMSFIRSYAQADDWVNDGLTGASTTILPGQPNGSTLLTTANTTCDANHVATTVLPLQGTTATRGILALQGKPQVRFSNGNVVWVRATTPTREFLVADGAVPDVVRRQIVSVDKCNACHFGTLYQHGGSRVDSIELCVMCHNPASSEQNRRVDIGISAANAYDGLNGQTYDLRTMVHAIHSAGETGRGLMYYRTNGIFFFGSAEALAVLPNWPSGDACVTCVDEEDGPLTYCKVYGSSATGKDYSVVANTDGTCKAQADLPASTDGTWRPHRFVEVEYPRALNDCGACHVDTLTGTTADVLPDPRQVVGVTYDAGVAPWNVLADDQLLGPTTASCMSCHQSDDAIEQFRLRRHAYDNGWAPSEFENGRQTLIDAVP; encoded by the coding sequence ATGAGGAAGCTGATGATGCTCGTCGCGATCGCGGTCGCGACGGCGCTGTCCGCCGGCTGTCAGGGCGACAAGGGGCCGGTGGGCCCGCAGGGGCCGCAGGGCGACAAGGGGGACCAGGGCGACAAGGGTGATCAGGGAGCGCCGCCGCTCGCCACCACCGAGGCGTGCGCCGGCTGTCACGCAGGGTCGATCGCGTCCGTCCACGCGCTCGCGCCGAACGACGCGGTCCAGGTGACGCTGTCCACCGACGACCGCTACACGATCAGGGTGAACCCGGAGACGCACGCGGTGACCTTCCGCTTCAACGTGAAGGTGAACGGCGTGAACCGGATCGACTTCACGGACAAGGCGGCGACGCTGCGCGCGCACAACGAGGACGCGTTCTGGGTCTACGACCCGGCCCTCCGCGCCGGCCGCCGCACCAAGATCCCGTGCGGCACCGTCGCGAGCGCCACCTGCGATCCGAACGTGCAGTGGGCCGTCTCGAGCAACGGCAGCGGCAACTACACCATCACCGTGTCCGGCTTCGCGGCGGACCCGGCGCCCGGCACGACGTTCATGCTGAGCACCATGGGCCCGGACGAGATGACCGCGACCGTGGTCGCCACGCTCGGCGAGGCGGCGCACGGCTCCGTGAGCGACGAAGCCTGCCTGAACTGCCACGGCAACCACATCTGGCGCGGCGCGGCCCATGACGTGACCAACCCGCAGGGCATCGGCCCGTGCGTGGTCTGCCACAACCGCGACGGCGCGGTCGAGACGCGGCTGACCGGGTACGTCGCCGCGAACGCCAACGTCACGCCGCCGATCGTGGGCGTCGATCCCGCCGAGGGGACCCGCGGTACCGGCCTCATGGGCATCGTCCACGGCATCCACAACTCGAAGAACATGCCGGACGGCGTCTACCACTGGCTCTGGACCAACGGGACCAGCTTCCACGACTTCTCGAACGGCTTCCCGGGCAACATGAACAACTGCGCCACCTGCCACCGAGGCCCCGACCAGCTCGCCGCGGCCGCCGGTGCCCCGGTGTCCTTCGCGCTGTGCGTGTCCTGCCACGACGACCTGGGCGCGTTCCCGAGCGCGCCGAGCTCCGGCACCTACAACCATGCCGCGTTCACGCCGTTCTCCTCCTGCAGCCCGTGCCATGACGGCCAGACCGCCGCGATGTTCCACGACGGCCAGGTCACCGAGCGCGCCGGCCTGATCTGGGACGGCGCCGACCAGTCGATCGTGCTCGCCTCGACCATCAAGCTGGCGATCACCGGCGTGACGGTCGGCGTCGCGGACGTGACGGTCACCTGGACCGCGACCAACCCGGACGAGGGCGGCGCGGCCTGGGATCCCTGCAACGACGATTACGCCGTCGGCCCGGTGTTCTTCCGGACGCCGCCGGATCTGGCGACCGAGGGCTGCACCAACACGACCGCCGGCTGCGGCAACTCGATGAGCTTCATCCGGTCGTACGCGCAGGCGGACGACTGGGTGAACGACGGCCTCACCGGCGCGTCCACCACCATCCTGCCCGGCCAGCCCAACGGCTCCACCCTGCTCACCACCGCCAACACCACCTGCGACGCGAACCACGTCGCCACGACGGTGCTGCCGCTCCAGGGCACCACGGCCACCCGCGGCATCCTCGCGCTGCAGGGCAAGCCGCAGGTCCGGTTCTCGAACGGCAACGTCGTCTGGGTCCGCGCCACCACCCCGACCCGCGAGTTCCTGGTCGCCGACGGCGCGGTGCCCGACGTCGTCCGCCGCCAGATCGTCTCGGTGGACAAGTGCAACGCGTGCCACTTCGGCACGCTGTACCAGCACGGCGGCAGCCGCGTGGACAGCATCGAGCTGTGCGTCATGTGCCACAACCCGGCGTCGAGCGAGCAGAACCGCCGCGTGGACATCGGCATCAGCGCCGCGAACGCGTACGACGGCCTGAACGGCCAGACGTACGACCTCCGCACGATGGTGCACGCGATCCACTCGGCCGGCGAGACCGGCCGAGGCCTCATGTACTACCGCACCAACGGCATCTTCTTCTTCGGCTCCGCCGAGGCGCTGGCGGTGCTGCCGAACTGGCCGTCCGGCGACGCGTGCGTCACCTGCGTGGACGAGGAGGACGGGCCGCTGACCTACTGCAAGGTGTACGGCTCCTCCGCCACCGGCAAGGACTACTCGGTCGTGGCGAACACCGACGGCACCTGCAAGGCGCAGGCGGACCTGCCCGCCAGCACCGACGGGACGTGGCGCCCGCACCGCTTCGTGGAGGTGGAGTACCCGCGCGCGCTGAACGACTGCGGCGCCTGCCACGTGGACACGCTCACGGGCACCACCGCGGACGTGCTGCCGGATCCGAGGCAGGTGGTCGGGGTCACCTACGACGCCGGCGTGGCGCCGTGGAACGTCCTCGCCGACGACCAGCTCCTCGGCCCGACCACCGCGTCGTGCATGAGCTGCCACCAGTCCGATGACGCGATCGAGCAGTTCCGGCTGCGCCGGCACGCGTACGACAACGGCTGGGCGCCATCGGAGTTCGAGAACGGCCGCCAGACGCTGATCGACGCGGTGCCGTAG
- a CDS encoding kynureninase yields the protein MNPLARHYTRFRVAERLLLTGHSHQAWPDVAREGVLEAFEDAAREVDGKWGRALAKAERVREGFRALLADPGGELALGGSTHELVLRFLSALDLRRRRRLVTTDGEFHTLRRQLARLGEDWLEVEVLPARPVDTLAERLAARAGDRTAAVLVSAVLYEDARIVPGLGGLAEACAARGVELLVDAYHALGAMPFALPAVGLGSAWIVGGGYKYLQLGEGNCFLRLPPHARGLRPAVTGWYAEFDALADAPRPDLVPYGRGAAAFAGSTYDPTSHYRAARVMDYFGAQGLTPEALRASYRRQVDLLAARFDALGLDDALVGRDRSTPLDRFGAFLALDTPRAAALQRALVARGVLADSRGRHLRLGPAPYLDDAQLEAAIERLGEAARELRSEP from the coding sequence GTGAACCCGCTCGCGCGCCACTACACGCGGTTCCGGGTGGCGGAGCGGCTGCTGCTCACGGGCCACTCGCACCAGGCCTGGCCGGACGTCGCGCGGGAGGGAGTGCTCGAGGCGTTCGAGGACGCGGCGCGCGAGGTGGACGGGAAGTGGGGGCGGGCGCTCGCGAAGGCGGAGCGGGTGCGGGAGGGGTTCCGGGCGCTGCTCGCCGATCCCGGCGGCGAGCTCGCGCTCGGTGGGAGCACGCACGAGCTGGTGCTGCGGTTCCTCTCGGCGCTCGACCTGCGGCGGCGCCGGCGGCTGGTCACGACCGACGGCGAGTTCCACACGCTGCGGCGGCAGCTCGCCCGCCTCGGCGAGGACTGGCTCGAGGTGGAGGTCCTGCCGGCGCGGCCGGTGGACACGCTCGCCGAGCGGCTGGCCGCGCGCGCCGGCGACCGGACCGCCGCGGTGCTGGTCTCGGCGGTCCTGTACGAGGACGCGCGGATCGTCCCCGGGCTCGGAGGGCTCGCGGAGGCGTGTGCGGCCCGCGGGGTCGAGCTGCTGGTGGACGCCTACCACGCGCTCGGCGCGATGCCGTTCGCGCTCCCGGCCGTGGGGCTCGGGTCGGCCTGGATCGTGGGCGGCGGGTACAAGTACCTGCAGCTGGGCGAGGGGAACTGCTTCCTGCGCCTGCCGCCCCACGCGCGCGGGCTGCGGCCGGCCGTCACCGGCTGGTACGCCGAGTTCGACGCCCTGGCGGACGCGCCGCGCCCGGACCTCGTCCCGTATGGCCGCGGCGCCGCCGCGTTCGCGGGCTCGACCTACGACCCGACCAGCCACTACCGCGCGGCGCGCGTGATGGACTACTTCGGCGCGCAGGGGTTGACCCCGGAGGCGCTCCGCGCGAGCTACCGGCGCCAGGTGGACCTGCTCGCGGCGCGCTTCGACGCGCTCGGCCTGGACGACGCGCTGGTGGGGCGCGACCGCAGCACGCCGCTCGACCGGTTCGGTGCGTTCCTGGCGCTCGACACGCCCCGCGCGGCGGCCCTGCAGCGCGCGCTCGTGGCGCGCGGCGTGCTCGCCGACAGCCGCGGGCGCCACCTGCGGCTCGGCCCGGCGCCCTACCTCGACGACGCGCAGCTCGAGGCCGCCATCGAGCGGCTGGGCGAGGCGGCGCGGGAGCTCCGAAGCGAGCCGTGA
- a CDS encoding tryptophan 2,3-dioxygenase, translating into MTDPSAHSAALTYGSYLALDELLSAQRPRSEEHDELLFIVVHQVYELWFKQVVHELAHLQERLHRGEGGHALATLKRVLTILKTVVSQVDVIETMTPRQFTAFRSRLEAASGFQSAQFRVLEAMLGRRDERMLAPYPPGGPGHAPIAAAMAAPSLFDSLLRYLATQGFAPPPVPEARAAGWRQPSEAVQRVLLDVYRADGEAALVCERFVDLDEGVQEWRYRHVKMVERTIGDKPGTGGSAGAQYLRTTLFTPAFPDLWAVRGAL; encoded by the coding sequence ATGACCGATCCCTCGGCCCACTCGGCGGCCCTGACCTACGGCTCGTACCTCGCGCTCGACGAGCTCCTCTCGGCGCAGCGGCCGCGCTCCGAGGAGCACGACGAGCTGCTGTTCATCGTGGTGCACCAGGTCTACGAGCTCTGGTTCAAGCAGGTGGTCCACGAGCTGGCCCACCTGCAGGAGCGGCTGCACCGGGGCGAGGGCGGCCACGCGCTCGCGACGCTGAAGCGCGTCCTCACCATCCTGAAGACCGTCGTGTCCCAGGTGGACGTCATCGAGACGATGACGCCGCGCCAGTTCACCGCGTTCCGCAGCCGCCTGGAGGCGGCGAGCGGGTTCCAGTCGGCGCAGTTCCGGGTGCTGGAGGCGATGCTCGGGCGCCGGGACGAGCGGATGCTCGCACCCTATCCGCCGGGCGGTCCGGGGCACGCGCCGATCGCGGCGGCGATGGCGGCGCCGTCGCTGTTCGACTCGCTCCTGCGCTACCTCGCGACCCAGGGCTTCGCGCCGCCGCCGGTCCCCGAGGCGCGCGCGGCGGGCTGGCGCCAGCCGTCCGAGGCGGTGCAGCGCGTGCTGCTGGACGTGTACCGCGCCGACGGCGAGGCGGCCCTGGTGTGCGAGCGCTTCGTGGACCTCGACGAGGGCGTGCAGGAGTGGCGCTACCGGCACGTGAAGATGGTCGAGCGGACCATCGGCGACAAGCCGGGCACGGGCGGCTCGGCGGGCGCGCAGTACCTGCGCACGACGCTGTTCACCCCGGCGTTCCCCGACCTGTGGGCGGTGCGGGGCGCGCTGTGA
- a CDS encoding NAD(P)-dependent alcohol dehydrogenase, whose protein sequence is MFHAKAYAATSPTSPLAATTIPRRDPTPRDVQIEILYCGICHSDLHTVRNEWSSLASTVYPCVPGHEIVGRVAKVGAEVTRFAPGDLVGVGCMVDSDRTCPECRAGLEQFCAGQVLTYGAPDRHLGGVTYGGYSGSVVVDEHFVLHVPPNLDPAAAAPLLCAGITTWSPLRHWGVKEGKKVGVVGLGGLGHMGVKFARALGAHVVVFTTSPGKREDALRLGAHEVVLSRDANEMRKHAGSFDFILDAVAADHDLNAYVALLRRDGNLTLVGAPEKPLPVAAFGLLLGRRSISGSPIGGIAETQEMLDFCGSHGITADVEVIPMQQVNEAYERMLRSDVKYRFSIDMASLQAG, encoded by the coding sequence ATGTTCCACGCCAAGGCGTACGCCGCCACCAGCCCGACGTCCCCGCTCGCAGCCACCACGATCCCGCGCCGCGACCCGACCCCGCGCGACGTCCAGATCGAGATCCTCTACTGCGGCATCTGCCACTCCGACCTGCACACCGTGCGCAACGAGTGGAGCAGCCTCGCGTCCACCGTCTACCCTTGCGTGCCGGGCCACGAGATCGTCGGCCGCGTCGCGAAGGTCGGCGCCGAGGTGACGCGGTTCGCGCCCGGCGACCTCGTCGGCGTCGGCTGCATGGTGGACTCCGACCGCACCTGCCCCGAGTGCCGGGCCGGCCTCGAGCAGTTCTGCGCGGGCCAGGTCCTCACCTACGGCGCGCCGGACAGGCACCTCGGCGGCGTGACCTACGGCGGCTACTCCGGCAGCGTCGTGGTGGACGAGCACTTCGTGCTGCACGTCCCCCCGAACCTCGATCCCGCCGCCGCCGCGCCGCTCCTGTGCGCCGGCATCACCACCTGGTCGCCGCTGCGGCACTGGGGCGTGAAGGAGGGCAAGAAGGTCGGCGTGGTCGGCCTGGGCGGGCTCGGCCACATGGGCGTGAAGTTCGCGCGCGCGCTCGGCGCGCACGTGGTCGTGTTCACGACCTCGCCCGGCAAGCGGGAGGACGCGCTCCGCCTCGGGGCGCACGAGGTGGTCCTCTCCCGCGACGCGAACGAGATGCGCAAGCACGCCGGCAGCTTCGACTTCATCCTCGACGCGGTCGCCGCCGACCACGACCTCAACGCGTACGTGGCCCTGCTCCGCCGCGACGGCAACCTGACGCTCGTCGGCGCGCCGGAGAAGCCGCTCCCGGTCGCCGCGTTCGGCCTGCTCCTCGGCCGCCGCAGCATCTCCGGCTCGCCCATCGGCGGCATCGCCGAGACGCAGGAGATGCTCGACTTCTGCGGCTCGCACGGCATCACCGCCGACGTCGAGGTGATCCCGATGCAGCAGGTGAACGAGGCCTACGAGCGGATGCTCCGCTCGGACGTGAAGTACCGCTTCTCGATCGACATGGCCTCGCTCCAGGCGGGGTGA
- a CDS encoding RibD family protein: MSPKRSRSSGRSGRPYVICHMGPSVDGRIVTDGWPRSARLSAEYERIHAALGADAWIIGRISMAPYAGRAPLPARGPRARVPRTDFIARAEAPSYAIALDPSGRLRWESGAIDAEHAVTVLTERVPDRYLRFLRDRGVSYLFGGRDRIDVPAVLGKLRARLGIRRLLLEGGGKINGSFLAAGVIDELSLLVAPVADGSVGTPALFDAGESGPRLRLRLLSAERRPGDLLWVRYRVVNAAAPARGRP; the protein is encoded by the coding sequence ATGTCCCCGAAGCGCTCCAGGTCGTCCGGCCGTTCCGGGCGACCGTACGTCATCTGCCACATGGGCCCCTCGGTGGACGGGCGCATCGTCACCGACGGCTGGCCGCGGTCCGCGCGGCTGAGCGCCGAGTACGAACGGATCCACGCCGCGCTCGGCGCCGACGCCTGGATCATCGGTCGCATCTCCATGGCGCCGTACGCGGGACGGGCACCGCTCCCGGCGCGCGGGCCCCGGGCACGCGTCCCGCGCACCGACTTCATCGCGCGGGCCGAAGCGCCCTCGTACGCGATCGCCCTCGACCCTTCCGGCAGGCTGCGCTGGGAGTCGGGCGCCATCGACGCGGAGCACGCCGTCACGGTCCTGACCGAGCGGGTCCCGGACCGCTACCTCCGCTTCCTGCGCGACCGCGGCGTGTCGTACCTGTTCGGCGGCCGGGACCGGATCGACGTGCCGGCGGTCCTCGGGAAGCTGCGCGCGCGCCTCGGCATCCGCCGGCTGCTCCTCGAGGGCGGCGGCAAGATCAACGGGTCCTTCCTCGCCGCGGGCGTCATCGACGAGCTGAGCCTGCTCGTCGCCCCGGTGGCCGACGGGAGCGTCGGGACGCCCGCCCTGTTCGACGCGGGCGAGTCCGGGCCCAGGCTGCGCCTCCGGCTGCTCTCGGCGGAGCGCCGCCCCGGCGATCTGCTGTGGGTCCGGTACCGCGTCGTGAACGCGGCCGCCCCGGCCCGCGGCCGCCCCTGA
- a CDS encoding ABC transporter permease, which produces MIASRVRRVSAVVLRQAYLLRGSPARILPLFAWVAIDVVLWGFISRYLNQVAASGLDFVPMLLGAVLLWDFFSRVMHGVTMAFFEDVWSRNFLNVFATPITTGEYVSGLVVSSVLTSTLGLAVMLGLATAAFGLSFVAYGLAIVPALLILFMFGIALGILGCAIVLRLGPAAEWLIWPIPAVLSPFVGVFYPIATLPRWMQAVSWLLAPSYVFEQLRALTAGRPVAWTALGQGALLAAGTIVLAGWAFVRVYRYAVRTGLLARYSAETVS; this is translated from the coding sequence GTGATCGCGTCGCGCGTCCGGCGGGTGTCGGCGGTCGTGCTGCGGCAGGCGTACCTGCTGCGCGGGAGCCCGGCGCGGATCCTGCCGCTGTTCGCCTGGGTGGCGATCGACGTGGTGCTCTGGGGCTTCATCTCCCGCTACCTGAACCAGGTCGCCGCGTCGGGGCTCGACTTCGTCCCGATGCTCCTGGGCGCCGTCCTGCTCTGGGACTTCTTCTCGCGGGTGATGCACGGCGTGACGATGGCGTTCTTCGAGGACGTGTGGTCGCGCAACTTCCTGAACGTGTTCGCGACCCCCATCACTACCGGCGAGTACGTCTCGGGCCTGGTGGTGTCGAGCGTGCTCACGAGCACGCTCGGGCTCGCGGTCATGCTCGGCCTCGCCACGGCGGCGTTCGGGCTCTCGTTCGTCGCCTACGGGCTCGCCATCGTCCCGGCGCTGCTGATCCTGTTCATGTTCGGGATCGCGCTCGGGATCCTGGGCTGCGCCATCGTGCTGCGCCTCGGCCCGGCGGCCGAGTGGCTGATCTGGCCCATCCCGGCGGTGCTCTCGCCGTTCGTGGGCGTGTTCTACCCCATCGCCACGCTGCCGCGCTGGATGCAGGCCGTGTCCTGGCTGCTCGCGCCGTCGTACGTGTTCGAGCAGCTGCGCGCGCTCACCGCCGGCCGGCCGGTGGCGTGGACCGCGCTCGGGCAGGGAGCGCTGCTGGCGGCCGGGACCATCGTGCTCGCGGGGTGGGCGTTCGTCCGCGTCTACCGGTACGCGGTCCGCACCGGGTTGCTGGCGCGGTACAGCGCCGAGACGGTGAGCTGA
- a CDS encoding ABC transporter ATP-binding protein: MTRHGPILRVERLCKAYGATPAVDGITFHVAPGEIVGLLGPNGAGKTTTISMILGVLAPTSGGIWIDGVDLARRRSEALARTSFAAVYAPLPGNLTVSQNLTVFGLLYGVRDVRARVEALLAELDLVPFRDTKTGVLSSGEQSRVTIAKAMLNAPRLLLLDEPTASLDPAVARELRVRIRGVAAREGQGVLWTSHNMREVEEVCDRVLFLSHGRILLEGDPRTLPGEHGRASLEDLFITVAREPLALEQP; encoded by the coding sequence GTGACCCGGCACGGCCCCATCCTGCGCGTCGAGCGGCTGTGCAAGGCCTACGGCGCGACTCCGGCCGTGGACGGGATCACGTTCCACGTCGCGCCCGGCGAGATCGTCGGGCTGCTCGGCCCGAACGGCGCGGGCAAGACCACCACCATCAGCATGATCCTGGGCGTGCTGGCGCCGACCTCCGGCGGGATCTGGATCGACGGCGTCGACCTGGCGCGGCGGCGCTCGGAGGCGCTCGCGCGCACCAGCTTCGCGGCGGTGTACGCGCCGCTGCCCGGGAACCTGACGGTCTCGCAGAACCTGACGGTGTTCGGGCTCCTCTACGGCGTCCGCGACGTCCGCGCCCGCGTGGAGGCGCTGCTCGCGGAGCTGGACCTCGTCCCGTTCCGCGACACGAAGACCGGCGTCCTCTCGTCGGGCGAGCAGTCGCGGGTCACCATCGCGAAGGCGATGCTGAACGCGCCGCGGCTCCTCCTGCTCGACGAGCCGACCGCGTCCCTCGACCCGGCCGTGGCGCGCGAGCTGCGGGTCCGGATCCGCGGCGTCGCCGCGCGCGAGGGGCAGGGCGTGCTGTGGACCTCGCACAACATGCGCGAGGTCGAGGAGGTCTGCGACCGCGTGCTGTTCCTGTCCCACGGCCGGATCCTGCTGGAGGGCGACCCGCGCACGCTGCCGGGCGAGCACGGGCGCGCCTCGCTCGAGGACCTGTTCATCACCGTCGCGCGCGAGCCGCTCGCGCTGGAGCAGCCGTGA
- a CDS encoding cation:proton antiporter, giving the protein MLVFEIIIGLLLAGAALTALSRRIGTPYPALVALAGAALALVPGTPTLVLEPDLALTLFVAPVLLDAAYDASQRDLRASWRTVAGLAVGAVALTVVVVAVVARALVPGMPWAVAVALGAIVAPPDAAAATAVLGQLRPPHRLMVILEGESLFNDASALLVYRLAVGAAVAGALSPLEALPLLLVATVGSVALGYALARVIPPLIARIEDVPIAVVVQFCGTFAVWMLAERLHLSGILTVVVFAMASAQRAAGQMAARVRIPSYAVWGFAVFVLNVLAFILVGFQLKAILGRIDAATLLRYAGVAGAVGLAAIVARIAWVSATAAVSRLRCRPACDGAPERPDAIGLSPRGAAVVGWCGMRGIVTLAAALALPTGGRGAPAFPHRDLVVFTAFAVVLGTLVLQGMTLRPLLRALRLEGDRSVDREVRLARVETLRAGLSATDGAAGDELSRVLRHRYEVMLRGAEAELRGGAAEAPAGEADGGPPRTQGAAVARRAVEAERGRLLSLRAEGTIGDAAFQRVEEELDLEELGLRRLARDEAPEAS; this is encoded by the coding sequence ATGCTCGTCTTCGAGATCATCATCGGCCTGCTCCTCGCCGGCGCGGCCCTCACCGCCCTGTCCCGGCGGATCGGGACGCCGTACCCGGCGCTGGTGGCGCTCGCAGGCGCGGCGCTCGCGCTCGTGCCGGGCACGCCGACGCTGGTCCTCGAGCCGGACCTTGCGCTGACGCTGTTCGTCGCGCCGGTGCTGCTCGACGCGGCCTACGACGCGTCCCAGCGCGACCTGCGGGCGAGCTGGCGCACCGTGGCCGGCCTTGCGGTCGGCGCGGTCGCGCTGACGGTGGTGGTGGTGGCGGTGGTCGCCCGCGCGCTCGTGCCCGGCATGCCCTGGGCGGTGGCGGTGGCGCTCGGCGCCATCGTGGCGCCCCCGGACGCGGCGGCCGCGACCGCGGTGCTCGGGCAGCTCCGCCCGCCGCACCGCCTCATGGTGATCCTCGAGGGCGAGAGCCTGTTCAACGACGCCAGCGCGCTCCTCGTCTACCGCCTGGCGGTGGGCGCGGCGGTGGCGGGCGCGCTCTCGCCGCTCGAGGCGCTGCCGCTGCTGCTGGTCGCGACGGTGGGGAGCGTGGCGCTCGGGTACGCGCTCGCCCGCGTGATCCCGCCGCTCATCGCGCGCATCGAGGACGTGCCCATCGCCGTGGTGGTCCAGTTCTGCGGGACGTTCGCGGTCTGGATGCTCGCCGAGCGGCTCCACCTCTCGGGCATCCTCACCGTCGTCGTCTTCGCCATGGCGAGCGCCCAGCGCGCCGCGGGGCAGATGGCCGCGCGCGTCCGCATCCCGTCGTATGCCGTCTGGGGATTCGCGGTCTTCGTGCTGAACGTCCTCGCGTTCATCCTGGTCGGCTTCCAGCTGAAGGCGATCCTGGGGCGGATCGACGCGGCCACGCTCCTCCGGTACGCCGGCGTGGCGGGGGCGGTGGGCCTCGCCGCCATCGTGGCGCGCATCGCGTGGGTGTCCGCCACGGCCGCCGTGAGTCGGCTGCGCTGCCGCCCAGCGTGCGACGGGGCGCCGGAGCGGCCGGACGCGATCGGGCTCTCGCCGCGCGGCGCCGCGGTGGTCGGCTGGTGCGGCATGCGCGGCATCGTGACGCTCGCCGCGGCGCTGGCGTTGCCCACCGGCGGCCGGGGCGCGCCGGCGTTCCCGCACCGGGACCTGGTCGTGTTCACCGCGTTCGCGGTGGTGCTCGGGACGCTGGTCCTGCAGGGGATGACGCTCCGCCCCCTGCTGCGCGCGCTGCGGCTCGAGGGAGATCGCTCGGTCGATCGGGAGGTCCGGCTCGCGCGCGTCGAGACGCTGCGCGCCGGCCTGTCGGCGACCGACGGCGCGGCGGGTGACGAGCTCTCGCGCGTGCTGCGGCACCGCTACGAGGTGATGCTCCGCGGCGCCGAGGCGGAGCTGCGCGGCGGGGCCGCGGAGGCGCCCGCGGGCGAGGCCGACGGTGGGCCGCCGCGCACCCAGGGCGCCGCCGTGGCGCGCCGGGCGGTGGAGGCGGAGCGCGGGCGGCTCCTGTCGCTGCGCGCCGAGGGTACGATCGGGGACGCGGCGTTCCAGCGCGTCGAGGAGGAGCTGGATCTCGAGGAGCTGGGCCTGCGGCGGCTGGCCCGCGACGAGGCGCCGGAGGCCTCGTGA
- a CDS encoding LysR family transcriptional regulator, translated as MAFTPLNALNAFIAVARRRSFAAAARHLGVSTSALSQSVRQLETRLGVTLLTRTSRTVALTDAGQRLLENAGAAVDQALESLKTVSVRPGEVTGRVRLTVPSTAVTPVLARLLPRFIERHPRVEVEVQVESRFVNIIAEGLDAGIRLSESIERDMVQVRLTEPGRFVVVGAPSYLARRGTPEKPQDLLQHDCICIRSSVHGARYAWELERGKKSWRVPVQGTVTTNDPVLMHALAVAGVGLLYSFEPEVADDLRSGRLRLVLEPYAAAVPGFFLYFPSRAQVSPALRAFVDVAREVAGQSRTRAG; from the coding sequence ATGGCCTTCACACCGCTCAACGCGCTCAACGCGTTCATCGCGGTCGCCCGTCGCCGCAGCTTCGCCGCGGCCGCGCGGCACCTCGGCGTCTCCACGTCGGCCCTCAGCCAGTCCGTCCGGCAGCTCGAGACACGCCTCGGCGTCACGCTCCTCACGCGGACGTCGCGCACCGTGGCCCTCACCGACGCGGGGCAGCGCCTGCTCGAGAACGCGGGGGCGGCGGTGGACCAGGCGCTGGAATCGCTGAAGACCGTGTCCGTCCGGCCCGGCGAGGTCACCGGCCGCGTGCGGCTCACCGTGCCCAGCACCGCGGTCACGCCCGTGCTCGCCCGGCTCCTGCCGCGGTTCATCGAGCGACACCCCAGGGTGGAGGTCGAGGTGCAGGTGGAGAGCCGGTTCGTGAACATCATCGCCGAAGGGCTCGACGCCGGCATCCGGCTGAGCGAATCCATCGAGCGCGACATGGTCCAGGTGCGGCTCACCGAGCCCGGCCGCTTCGTCGTGGTCGGCGCGCCCTCCTACCTCGCGCGGCGCGGCACGCCGGAGAAGCCACAGGATCTCCTGCAGCACGACTGCATCTGCATCCGCTCCAGCGTGCACGGGGCGAGGTACGCCTGGGAGCTCGAGCGCGGAAAGAAGTCCTGGCGCGTCCCGGTCCAGGGGACGGTGACCACGAACGATCCGGTGCTGATGCACGCCCTGGCCGTCGCCGGCGTGGGCCTGCTCTACTCGTTCGAGCCCGAGGTCGCTGACGACCTGCGCAGCGGGCGGCTCCGGCTCGTGCTCGAGCCCTACGCCGCGGCGGTGCCGGGCTTCTTCCTCTACTTCCCCAGCCGCGCGCAGGTGTCCCCGGCGCTCCGGGCCTTCGTGGACGTCGCCCGCGAGGTGGCGGGGCAGTCGAGGACGCGGGCGGGCTGA